One window of the Nocardia huaxiensis genome contains the following:
- a CDS encoding response regulator transcription factor encodes MRVLVLEDDQQLCREVTDGLRSAGFAVDLAHDIADADFKIAINRYDCLVVDRGLPDGDGLDLVAGARGAGHTVPALMLTGRDGLDDRLNGFEQGADDYLTKPFALPELVMRVRALCRRQQQPTASRIVLGDIDVDLMRRRVTRGGIMLTLTPKEFAVLELMATRRGQVVTRTELIECCWDEMAEPASNVVDAVVAKLRRKLGEPCVIETVRGTGFVIAEGM; translated from the coding sequence GTGCGTGTATTGGTTCTCGAGGATGACCAGCAACTTTGCCGTGAGGTCACCGATGGTTTGCGGTCGGCGGGGTTCGCTGTCGACCTGGCGCACGATATCGCCGACGCCGATTTCAAGATCGCTATCAATAGGTACGACTGCCTGGTGGTGGACCGCGGGCTGCCCGACGGAGACGGACTCGATCTGGTCGCCGGGGCGCGGGGCGCGGGCCATACCGTGCCCGCGCTCATGCTCACCGGGCGCGACGGGCTCGACGATCGGCTCAACGGGTTCGAGCAGGGCGCCGACGACTATCTGACCAAGCCCTTCGCGCTGCCGGAGCTGGTGATGCGGGTGCGAGCGCTGTGCCGGCGCCAGCAGCAGCCGACCGCCTCGCGAATCGTATTGGGCGACATCGATGTCGACCTCATGCGGCGGCGGGTGACGCGCGGCGGCATCATGCTGACGCTCACGCCCAAGGAGTTCGCGGTGCTCGAACTCATGGCGACGCGGCGCGGGCAGGTGGTCACCCGCACCGAACTCATCGAATGCTGCTGGGACGAAATGGCCGAGCCCGCATCGAATGTCGTGGATGCGGTGGTCGCCAAGCTGCGGCGCAAACTGGGCGAGCCGTGCGTGATCGAGACGGTGCGCGGCACGGGATTCGTTATCGCGGAGGGCATGTGA
- a CDS encoding sensor histidine kinase, whose protein sequence is MSSHRSPAVARLRRARWLMTGMVTVITATVIAVLGYVAASLDNESRTRAVDSRIEMVAGGLARAIQEDGNGALDLSTIIDDDLATGSTAVVIVMRKPGEQWKQAHTYERSLMPSDNDIATLATQAEDHSDNLIYTPSLRDSTAITGRAVRVAAVPVYWNDWDNIVMILAAEEPVDDPGAHLKLLWALGLGGLLFVALASAAAYLIAGSSLGQALRMLDEHEQFLGDAAHELRTPLTTLKLLTESHPKPDEVEHTLAEARRLADRMARLVTGLLARARLQTGIAEPERTLLRLDQLAEAVAEESGDPRIVVTAHPSVVVGDPSLLSLAIRNMLENGLTHGAVNRTAPVEVHIAEGRVSVRDHGPGVDPVMSASPFNRGAAGRTGRNGIGLALVAWVAQAHGGNASIEPAVGGGTIATLWLPPADITANTPARV, encoded by the coding sequence GTGAGTTCGCATCGCTCCCCCGCGGTCGCACGTTTGCGGCGCGCCCGCTGGCTCATGACCGGCATGGTCACCGTCATCACCGCGACCGTGATCGCCGTCCTCGGCTATGTCGCGGCCTCGCTGGACAACGAATCCCGCACGCGGGCAGTGGATTCGCGCATCGAGATGGTGGCGGGCGGCCTGGCTCGCGCCATCCAGGAGGACGGCAACGGCGCACTCGACCTGTCCACCATCATCGACGACGATCTGGCCACCGGGTCCACGGCCGTGGTGATCGTCATGCGCAAGCCCGGCGAGCAGTGGAAGCAGGCGCACACCTACGAGCGCTCGCTCATGCCCAGCGACAACGACATCGCCACGCTCGCAACACAAGCCGAGGATCACTCCGACAACCTGATCTACACCCCGTCGCTGCGCGACAGCACCGCCATCACCGGCCGTGCGGTGCGGGTGGCGGCCGTCCCGGTGTACTGGAACGACTGGGACAACATCGTCATGATCCTGGCCGCCGAGGAACCCGTCGACGATCCCGGCGCACACCTGAAACTGTTGTGGGCGTTGGGATTGGGTGGTCTGCTGTTCGTCGCGCTGGCCTCGGCCGCCGCGTACCTGATCGCGGGCAGCAGCCTCGGCCAGGCCCTGCGCATGCTCGACGAGCACGAGCAGTTCCTGGGCGACGCCGCGCACGAACTCCGCACTCCCCTCACCACGTTGAAGCTGCTCACCGAATCGCATCCGAAACCCGACGAGGTGGAGCACACGCTGGCCGAGGCCCGCCGCCTCGCCGACCGGATGGCCCGTCTGGTCACCGGCCTGCTCGCGCGTGCCCGCCTGCAGACCGGCATCGCCGAACCCGAACGCACCCTGTTGCGCCTGGACCAGCTCGCCGAGGCCGTCGCCGAGGAATCCGGCGACCCGCGCATCGTCGTCACCGCGCACCCCAGCGTGGTGGTCGGCGACCCCAGCCTGCTGAGCCTGGCCATCCGGAACATGCTGGAAAACGGTCTGACACACGGTGCCGTCAACCGCACCGCACCCGTCGAGGTCCATATCGCCGAGGGCCGGGTCAGCGTGCGCGACCACGGTCCCGGCGTCGACCCGGTGATGTCGGCCAGCCCGTTCAATCGCGGCGCGGCGGGACGCACCGGGCGCAATGGCATCGGCCTGGCCCTGGTCGCCTGGGTCGCGCAAGCGCACGGCGGCAATGCCTCCATCGAACCGGCCGTCGGCGGCGGCACCATCGCCACCCTCTGGCTGCCACCCGCCGACATCACCGCGAACACTCCCGCCCGGGTGTAA